The Lysobacter gummosus sequence CATTTCATCGTCGCCGAACGCGCGCCGGTCACCAAGGCCAGCGCCGGCTCGTTGCTGGAAGTGGTGCGCTTCTCGGCCGATCCGCCGGCGTGGTTGCCGCGCCAGCTCGATCGCATCCGCCGCGTCACCGACATCGAACACGGCTCGCGCCTGCCGGCCGGGCAGGACTGGATCACCCAGAAGGGTTATCTGCGCGAAAGCCGCGGCGGTCGCCATATCGGCGGCAACCAGCACCACTTCGGCACCGGCGCGCGGCAGTCGCAACTGGTCGAGCTGCGCGCCGAACAGGCGGTGATCGCGCAGCGCGCGCAGTCGCGCGAAGCCGAGTTGCAGGAACTCAATCAGCGCGTGGACGCCGATCAGTCGCGCCTGCTCGGGCTGGATGCGACTCAGGAATTGGTCACCCGCGCGGCCGAATTCGCCGATGCCCAGGCGCGCCTGCCGGAACTGGCCGAAGCCGCCGGACAAGCCGCCGCCGCGTTGGCGCAGGCGCGGGCGAAGATCGACGAAGCCGCCGATCAGGACAAGGCCGAAGGCATCGCCGCGGCCAAGCGCCAGGGCCAGATCGACGCGCTCGCGCGCGAGCTGCGCGAACGCGCGCAGCAGATCAACGGCGAGCGCCAGAGCCTGATCCAGCGCATCGTCGACTATCGGCGCAAGCGCGCGCTGATGCCCGAATCCTGGCGCAGCGCGGTGGCCTTGCAAGCGGCGCGCGCCGAGTACGAAAGCGCCTCGGCGGTGCGTCGCGAGATCGAGCGCATCGACGACCGCCTTTCGCGCGGCGGCTTCGTCACCGACGAATCGTGCATTCCCCTGCGCGACAAGATCGGCGCCGATCACGACGAACTGGAAAGCTCGATCGGCCGTCGCGAAGCGCATCTGGAGCGCGCCAAACGGTTGACCGAGGAAGCGCGCGGCGCCTACATCAACGTGCTGCGCGCGACCGTTCGCCGCTACAAGAAGAACCTCGCCGCGCTGGGCGAGCTGGCCGGCATCGGCGTGGACGCCGACATGCCGGAACTGGCCAACAACGACGTCGCCCTGGCCCAGGCTGGTTTGTCCGTGCGTTTCGATTTCGACCGCAAGGGCTGGATCGGCCTGGACGACGGCGAGGCCTCGGGCGGCCAGCAGGTGATGAAGTCGTTGCTGTTGCTGGTGGCCTTGCTGCGCGACGAAGACCAGCCGGGCGGTTTCGTCTTCATCGACGAACCCTTCGCGCATCTGGACGTGTTCAACATCGAAAAGGTCGGGCGCTTCCTGCGCGCGACCGACGCGCAGTACATCCTGACCACGCCGATCACGCACAACCTCAACGTGTTCGATCCGTCGGACCTGGTGTTGACCACCAGCAAGCGCCGCGGCGGCAGCCCGTGGGCGGAAGCGGTGGCGGTGTTGAAGCGGCAGCGTGAGGACAGCAAGGCGGCGTGAGAGTCGCTTTGCTGCGGTGCCCGGAGTTCTCGAACCAACCCGCCCCAAAAAATCTCCCTAACGCCTCCCCCCTTTGAAAAAGGGGGGCAGGGGGGATTCGCTTTTCGGCTCCAGCCCGCCGTCGCCCCCAAGCAAAAAGCAAATCCCCCGCGCTGTAGATTCGCAACTGCGCCGGCATTGCGCCGGGCGCTCGCCCCCTTTTTCAAAGGGGGCGATGGGGTTGCGTCCGCAGGAAGCAGCGCCCATGGGATCGTGCACCGGCTGGAACGATAAATCCCAGCCACAGCAGCCCATCTCCGGTTGACTCCTGCCGCAGCGCCCTTACTCTATGCACACGCAAAACCACCCGATCTTTCAGGCCGTATCCGTCATGAAGCGTTTCCCGCTACTGATATCGCAGCACGCCTCGCGCGAGAGCGCGGGCCGGGTGCGCCTGCCTCCTGTGATCTTCGGTTCGCGGTCGATGTAATCCGACCCGCCGCAGCCACACCAGACCAGAGCACCCGCACGGGTGCTTTTTTATTGCCTGACGTTTCCAAAAGCCCGACCGCCAAGGCCGGATTCCATCCACCGAAGTCGCATGAGACCTGAGGAGAACGTGTCGTGAATACCGCGGCCGATACCCAAACCTAGCCGCGCGCCCTGTCGCCAACCGGGGACGCGCGGCCTCCCTTTGTTGGCAACATCGTGAATCTCCTTATGAACACCACCATTGCTTCCAGCTGGCGCAACCTCGGCATCATCGCCCACGTAGACGCGGGCAAAACCACGCTCACCGAACGCCTGTTGTGGAAAACCGGCGCTATCCATCGCATGGGCGAAGTCCACGACGGCGCGACCACCACCGACTTCACCAGCATCGAGAAAGACCGCGGCATCACCATCGGCGCCGCGGCCGTGCAGACGCGCTGGACGCCGCAAGGCCAGAGCGAACATCGCCTGACCATCATCGACACGCCCGGCCATATCGACTTCGCGATCGAAGTCGAGCGTTCGCTGCGCGTGCTCGACGGCGCGGTCGCCGTGTTCAGCGCGGTCGATGGCGTGCAGCCGCAATCGGAAACCGTGTGGCGCCAGGCGCGCCGGCACGGCGTGCCGCTGATCGCGTTCGTCAACAAGATGGATCGCGTCGGCGCTTCGTTCGAGCGCACGCTCGCGCAGATGCGCGAGAAGCTCGACGCGGTGCCGTGGCCGCTGGGCCGGTCGGTCGGTATCGAAAACGAGCTGCAAGGCTGGGTCGATTACGTCGCCCGCGACATCGTGCTGTGGGACCAGGACAACCACTTGTCCCGCCGTCCCTGGAACGACGACGAGGCGCGCGAGTTCGAGCCGCTGCGTCTGCGCCTGATCGAAGCGGTCGCCGATCACGACGACGAACTGGCCGAGGCCTTCCTCGACGCGCGCGCCATCGATGCCGGGCTGCTCAAGGCGGCCTTGCGTCGCGGCACGCTCAAGGGCGCGGGCACGCCGGTGCTCGGCGGTTCGGCGTTCAAGAACAAGGGCGTGGAAACGCTGTTGGATGCGATCGTCGATTACCTGCCTTCGCCGCTGGATCGGCCGTGGGTGCACGCCGAAAGCGAACGCGGCGAAGTCGCGCTCGCGCCGGATGCGTCCGGGCCGCTGGCCGGCTTGCTGTTCAAGATCGTGCACCAGGAACACGGTGCGCTGTCGTTCGTGCGCCTGTACTCGGGCACGCTGCGGGTCGGCGATACGGTGTGGGCGTCGCGTCGCGACAAGCCGCAGCGCGTCGGCCGCCTGGTCGTGGTCCAGGCCAATCGCGGGCACGATGTCGATGTCGCCTATGCGGGCGAAATCGTCGCGATCCCGGGTTGGAAGGACGCGGTCAGCGGCGAGAGCCTGAGCGATACCGGCGAGCGGTTGGTGCTGGACACGATCCAGGCCCAACCGGCGGTGTTGTCGTGGCGCCTGACCGCGGGCAAGTCGGGCGATCTGATCCGTCTGGGCCAGGGCTTGGCGAGTCTGGCGCAGGAGGACCCGTCGTTCCGCGTCGGTACCGATTCGGAAACCGGCGAGACCTTGGTGTGGGGCATGGGCGAACTGCATCTGGACGTGATGGTCGAGCGCCTGCGCCAGGAGTGGAACGTCGAGGTGCGCACCGGTTCGCCGCGCGTGGCTTATCAGGAAACCCCGAGCCGCGCGGTGCGCGGGATCGAAGGCAAGCTGTCCAAGCAGAACGGCGGCACGGGGCAGTTCGCCCGTGTGGTCATCGACGTGGAGCCGCGCGAAGACGGGCAGTTCGAGTTCGTCGATCGCACGACCGGCGGCGTGGTGCCGCGCAACTTCGTCAACGCGACGGAAAAGGGCTTGCGCCTGGCGTTGGCGGAAGGGCCGTTGGGGTATCCGGTGGTCGGTTTGACGGTGATCTTGACCGACGGCCAGACCCACGCGGTGGATTCGTCCGAACTCGCGTTCCAACGCGCGGCGGGCGATGCGCTGAAGGCGGCGCTGGCAGAAAGCGGCACAACGCTGCTCGAGCCGGTGATGGCGCTGGTCATCGATACGCCCGCCGGCAATGTCGGCGACGTGGTCGGCGATCTGCAACGCCGCTCCGGCCGCGTGCTCGGCATCGAGGACAAGGGCCTGCGCACGGACGTGACCGCGCGCGCGCCGCTGGCGCAGTTGTCGGGTTACACGACCGCGTTGCGGTCGCTGACCCAGGGCCGCGCTTCGGCGTCGATGGTGTTCAACGGCTACGAGCAGGCGCGCAGTGCGCCGAAGGCCGCGTAAGTTTCATGCTGTAGATAAGTGCGGTACGCAGAAAGGGAGAGGGGCCGGCATGCCGGCCCCTTTTTTGTTTGGGATTGCTTTCGGGATTGCTTGTTTGCACATGGCCCGCGTTCGCTTTTGCTCGTCATTCCCGCGAAGGCGGGAATCCAGGGCTTCACCGCGGCATGACTCTGAAGTCTCTGGATTCCCGCCTTCGCGGGAATGACGAGCAATAAAGAGGGGCCTCGCGGATGAATTCATTGCGAGCCAGGCAAGCGCCCTACCTCAACTACGCAGCGACCTCACCACCCAGCCAACACCAACTTCCCGATCGTCGTCCCCGACTCCAATCGCCGATGCGTCTCGCGCATGTTCGCCGCATCGATCTTGCCGAGGGTTTCGGTATGCGTGCCCTTGAGTTCGCCCGCGTCGATCAACTGCGCCACGCGATCGAGAATCTTGCCCTGTTCGACCATGTCCGGCGTCTTGAAGCGCGGCCGGGAGAACATCATTTCCCAGTGGATGCCGATGCACTTGGCCTTGTACGGGTCGCCGATCTTGAGCGCGCCGGAGGGCTCCACGATCAGTCCGACATGGCCCTGCGGCGCCAGCACTTCGCCCAGCGTTTCCCAATAGCGGTCGGTGTCGGCCAGATTCAAGGCGGCATCGATCTGTTCGAAGCCCAGCGCCTTGAGTTGCGGCGCCAGCGGCTGGCGGTGATCGATCACGTGATCGGCGCCCATCTGCCTGCACCACTCGACGCTTTCGCTGCGCGAGGCGGTGGCGATCACGCTGAAGCCGGCGCGCTTGGCGATCTGGATCGCGATCGAGCCCACGCCGCCGGCGCCGGCGATGATCAGCAGCGACTTGCCGCGGCCGCCGTTGTCCGCATCGAACGGCATGCGCTGGAACAGCAGCTCCCAGGCGGTGATGGCGGTCAGCGGCAGCGCCGCGGCCTGGGCCGCGCTCAGCGAGGCCGGCGCGGCGCCGACGATGCGCTCATCGACCAGATGCAGTTCGCTGTTGGTGCCCGGACGGGTGATGTCGCCGGCGTAGTAGACGCGGTCGCCGACCTTGAAGCGGGTGACGTCTTCGCCGACCGCTTCGACGATGCCGGCGGCGTCAAAGCCCAGCACGCGCGGCTGCGCTTCCACCTGCGGCTTGGGCGAGCGCACCTTGGTGTCGACCGGATTGACCGAGATCGCCTCGACCCGCACCAGCAGATCGTGGCCGCCGGCGGTCGGCGCGGGCAGTTCGACATCCACCAGCGATTGCGGATCGTCGATCGGAAGATAACGGGTGAGGGCTACGGCTTTCATTGCGAACTCCAGACTGCGTGGGAGGGGCGGGCCGGCATCGATGCGTCGATGCCGGATTGTGCGGGAAAGAATCGAAGGGTTCTGCGAAAAACGGACAGGTGTCCGCGTCAACGCGGGGCGAACAACACCGCTTCGTCGATGGCCTCGGCCATCGCGCGATAACCGGCGTCGCCCGGATGCAGGTGATCGCCGGAGTCGTAGGCCGGCAGGAATCGCGCCGGATGCGCGGGGTCGCGGGTGATCGCGTCGAAATCGACCACCGCATCGAACTCGCCGCTGTCGCGGATCCAGGCGTTGACGGTCTGGCGCACCTTGTCCTTGTCGGTGTTGTAGTAGCCGCTGATCGGCGAATCCGCCAGCGCGCCTTCGAACGGCGTCAGCGTGGCGCCGACGATGCGCAACGAATTCAGGCGCGCACGCGCGATCAACTGGCGATAGCCGGCGATCAGGCGCTGCGCGCTCATCGGCGCGCGCTTGGGTTCGAAGCTGCTGCCGGGCCAGCCGATGTCGTTGATGCCGAGCAGGACGAAGACGGTGTCGGCCTTTTGCCCGAGCACGTCGCGCTCGAAGCGCGCCAGCGCGCTTACGCCCATGCCGTCGTTGAGCACCTGGCCGCCGGAAATGCCGGCGTTGAGCACGGCGACATCGCGCTGGGCCAGACGCGCGGCGAGAAAGTCCGGCCAGCGCCGGTTCTGGTTGGGCGTGGACGCGGCGCCGTCGGTGATCGAATCGCCGAGCACGATCACGCTGCGCGTCGCCGCCGGCGCTTGCACATACACGCCGCTGAGGAAGGGGCGGGTCTGGATCGTCTCGCCTTGCAGTTGCGCATCGGCGGCGCGGTTGCCGGAGGTGAGGTAGGCGTCCTGGCGGCCTTCCCAGTGCAGGGTCTTGAGCGCGGTCGTCTGCGGCAAGTACAGGCTGACCGCGACTTCGCCGAGCGCGGCGACATCGAGCGCGATGGGATCGCTGAGCACCGGCGCGCCGGGCTGGATCGTCACCGACGGCTGGCCGCCGAAGGTGATCGCGCGATCGCTGCCGGCCTGGATGCGAGCGCCGCCGCCGCTGCGGGCGATGTGCGCCGCGCCGATGGTGACCGGCTGGTCGCCGTAGGCGTTCGACAGCTCGATGCGCAGTTGCTTGCCGCCGAGGCTGACCCGCGCGACCTGGCGCACGGTCTGGTTGCGCAGCTGCGCCGGCGCGCCGTTGGGCAGGACGAAGCCGGCCGGCAATGCGGCCTGCGGGCTGGCGGTCCAGGTGCCGACCCAGCGCGTAGAGTCGGCGGCCTGCGCCGGGGCGGCGGCCAGGGCCAACGCGAGTGCGGCGGCGGCGAGGGGTTTGGGCAAGTGAGTGGTCATGGCCTGAATTCGTAAGACGTCGGGGATTCGACGACGCTCAAGCTAGGTTCTTCTGTATTGGCCCGGTAGAAGGCAAGATCGCATATGCTCCATTCCATATTGGAATGAGTGGGCGAGTTCCCGGGAGCCTCATGGACACACTCCGCGGCATGCAGACCTTCGTCCGCGCGGTAGAACTGGGCAGCCTGTCGGCGGTCGCGCGCGAGCAGGGCAGTACCCAGCCGACCATCAGCAAGACCGTGGCCGCGCTGGAGCAGGAACTGGGCGTGCGCTTGCTTCAGCGCAGCACCACCCATCTGGCGCCGACCGAACAGGGCCGGCGCTTTTACGAACGCGCGCGGCGGGTGATCGAGGAATACGGCGAAGCGGTGGCCGACGCGCGCGGCCTGAGCGAAACGCCGGCCGGCCTGCTGCGGATCAGCGCGCCGGTCAGCGTGGGCGTGTTGCGGATGAATCGGCTGGTGCAGGAATTTCTCGCGCTGTATCCGCAGATCGAGATCGAGCTGATCCTCAACGACCGCTTCGTCGATCTGGTCGAGGAAGGCATGGACGTGGCGCTGCGGCTCGGCGCCAACCTGCCGCCGAACGTGGTGGCGCGCCGCGTCGCGGTGTCGCCGCGCGGATTGGTGGCCTCGGTCGGCTATCTGGCGCAGCATCCGCGCATCGATGCGCCGGACGATGTGCTGGCGCACAACTATCTGCGTTTCGCCTGGGCCAGCGAGAGTTTCGAATTGCACGGGCCCGGCGGCGAAGTGCGGCGGCTGCAGGCGAACGGGCGTTATCGGATCAACAACTCGCTGGGGATACGCGAAAGTTTCCTGATCGGCGCGGGCCTGGGCCTGGCGCCGGCGTGGTTGGTGCAGGATCTGATCGACAGCGGCGAACTGGCCTGGGTGTTGCCGCAGTGGAAGGCGTCGGCGCATGAGGCGTATCTGCTGTATCCGGCGCGACGATATTTGCCGTTGCGCACGCGGGTGCTGGTCGAGTTTCTGCGCGAACGCTTGCCGCAGCTGCCGGGGTTTGTTGCGGTGGAGTGAGAGGGGGCGGGCTTTTGTCGAGAAGGCGGAAGAGCCTTCACGCATGGAATTCGTCACGAACGCATTACGTCCTTCCAAGCCGTCATTCCCGCGAAGGCGGGAATCCAGCGACTTTCGTGCACGTTCAAGGCAAGTCACTGGATTCCCGCCTTCGCGTGAATGACGAGCAAAAGCGAAGGCGGCGATTCGCATCGGTGGGCTTCGGTCGAAAGTCGAACTCAACCCGCAGCACAAACCGCAGCCGCTTCGCCTTCCTGCGCAGCCCGCGTCGCCGCCCGCTCAGGTGCATCCAACTTGGCCGCCCACACCGCCAGCACCAGCCCCGACAGCGTCACCAAAGCAGCGATCCAGGTCACCGCGCCCAGCCCGGGACCGTGTTCGATCACCGCGCCGCCCAGCCACGCACCCAGCGCGTTGCCCAGGTTGAACGCGCCGATGTTCAAGCTGGAAGCCAGGTTCTGCCCGGCCGGATCGGTCTTCTGCAACACCCACAACTGCAGCGGCGGCACCGTCGCGAACGCGGCCACGCCGAGCAGGCCGACGAAGGCGATCGCGGCGATCGGGTTGTGCAGGGCGAAGGTCATCACGCCCAGCACCGCCGCCAACGCGATCAGCGTGCCGATCAACGCCGGCGCCAGACGCTTGTCGGCCAGACGCCCGCCGATCAGGTTGCCCAGGATCATGCCGCCGCCGAAGACCAACAGAATCGGCGACACCGCCGCCTCGCTGAAGCCGCTGATGCGGGTAAGAATCGGCTGGATGAAGGTGTAGACCGTAAACACGCCGGCGAAGCCCAGCACCGTCATCAACAAGCCCAGCAGCACCTGCGGATGCACCACCGCCTTCACTTCGCGACGCAGCGCCACCGGCTCGGGCTTGCGCTTGTCCTTCGGCACCAGCGCGGCGATGACGACGGTCGCGATCAGGCCGATCACGGTCACCGCCCAGAACGTCGAGCGCCAGCCGTAGTGCAGGCCCAGCCACGCGCCGGCGGGAACACCGAGCAAGGTGGCGACGGTCAGGCCGGTGAACATGATCGAGATCGCGGAGGCTTTCTTGTCGGCCGGCACCAGGCCGGTCGCGACCACCGCGCCGACGCCGAAGAAGGTGCCGTGCGCGAGCGAGGTGATCACCCGCGCGATCATCAGCACGGTGTAGTTCGGTGCGATCGCACAGACGATGTTGCCGATGGTGAAGATCAGCATCAGCGCCACCAGCACCGCCTTGCGCGGCATGCGCCCGGTGGCGACGGTCAGCACCGGCGCGCCGACGAACACGCCCAGCGCGTAGCCGGAGATCAGCAGCCCGGCCGCGGCGATGCCGATGTGCAGGTCGGCCGCGACCTGCAGCAGCAGGCCCATGATCACGAACTCGGTGGTGCCGATGCCGAAGGCGCCGACGGTCAGCGCGTACAGCGCGATCGGCAGGCCTTTGCGCGCGCCCGGGCCGGTTTCGGGGACGGCCGGGGTGCTGGAGGCGGAGGAAGACGGGGCATGCATGGGGGCGCATCCGTGGAAAGATGCGGCAGTCTGTGCCGTTGCATCTTGTGGAAAAACCCGCAGGATGACGAATCACTCTCAACGATTCGTTGAAAATGCCATGGACCGCATCGCCGACCTGAATCTGTTCCTGCGGGTGCTCGACCTGGGCTCGATCAGCGCCGCCGCGCGCAGCCTGGATCTGTCGGTCGCGGTCGCCAGCCAGCGCCTCAAGCGCCTGGAGCGCGACCTGGGCGTGCGTCTGCTGCACCGGACCACCCGCCAGTTGCACGCCACCGCCGAAGGCGTGGCCCTGGCCGAACGCGGCCGGGCCCTGATCGAGGAACTGGAGGCGCTGACCTCGGACCTGCGCCAATCCGGCAGCGAGCCGTCCGGGGTGTTGCGGGTGACCACCTCGGCCTCGTTCGGGCGCATGTACATCTCGCCGTTGCTGCCCGAGTTCCAGCGCCGCTATCCGGCGGTGCGGCTGAGCGTGAACCTCAACGACGAGCGCCTGGACCTGATCGCCTCGGGCATGGATCTGGCGATCCGGATCGGCCCGCTCGACGATTCGAGCCTGGTCGCGCGCAAGCTCGCCGACAACCGCCGCGTGCTGGCGTGTTCGCCCGAGTACCTGCGCCACCGCGTCGCGCCGCGGGTGCCGGAGGACTTGGCCGATCACGAATGCCTGCTGCTGGTCGGCGCGCAGGGCCGCATGGAGTACTGGCGCGTGGTCGATGCGACCGGGCATGCGACGACGGTGCGGGTCAACGGCCGGTTGGAAAGCAATTTCGGCGAAGTGCTGCGCGATGCGGCGCTGGCGGGATTGGGGATCGCGCATTTCTCGGCCTGGCACGTGTACGAAGACTTGCGCGCCAGGCGGTTGGTGGAGGTGTTGCCGGGTTATCGATTGCCGGATACGGCGATCAACGCGGTGATGCCGCAGCGGCGGTTCGTGCCGTTGCGGGTGCGGGCGTTCGTGGATTTCGTGGCGGAGTCGTTTGGGGAGGTGCCGCCGTGGGAGCGGGGGAAGTGAGTGGGGCGCTGTTGTCGATGGCGCTTGCTTCGTAGCCGTGGACCGAAACTTGGTTCGCTCGGACCTTCGCCCTCCCTCCTACCGTCATTCCCGCGAACGCGGGAATCCAGTGCCTTCCGTGCGAGAACGTTTGAAGTCTCTGGATGTTCGGCTCCGCCGAAGTAAAGCGGAGCCCGCGTTCGCGGGAATGACGAGCAAAAGAAGCCTCAATCGAACGCGAACGCATCCAACGCCAACGACCCCATCTCATGCGAACGATGAATCGTGCGCGCCGTCGGCGCATCGCCCGCGGCGCCCAGCGCCACGAACAACGGCATCAGATGCTCGACGGTCGGATGCGCATGACGCGCGTTCGGAGCCCGGTCGTGCCAGTCGAGCAAGGCCTCGCGATCGCCCGCGGCCAGCTTCTCGTGCATCCACGCACTGAAATCGGCTGCCCACGACGGCATCGGCGCTTCGCGCTGGCTCCAGTCCAGATCGCCCAGGTTGTGCACGAAGCCGCCCGAGCCGATCACCAAGACCCCTTCGTCTCTCAGTGCCGCCAGCGCTTGCCCCACGGCATAGTGTTGAGCCGCCGTCCCATACGGCATCACCGACAAGGGCACCACCGGAATGTCCGCCTGCGGATACATGCGCCGTAACGGCACCCACACGCCATGATCCAGACCGTGGTTGTCGCGCAGCTTGGCGTTGAGGCCGGCGTCGCTCAGGCGCGCGGCGATCTGTTCGGCCAGGCGCGGCTGGCCCGGCGCCGGGTACCGGATCTGGTACAGCGGCGGCGGAAAGCCGCCGAAGTCGTGCACGGTGTGCGGCTTATGGTGACCGCCGACCATCGGCCGGTCGGTCATGAAGTGCGCCGAGGCGATCACGATCGCGCGCGGCCACGGCAATTGCTGGCCCAGCGAATCGAGGAAGCGCCCGGCGGGCGAATCCTCCAGCGCCAGCATCGGCGAGCCGTGGGAAAGGAACAGGGTCGGAAGACGGGTGGGGATGTCCATGCACTGAAGGGTGATCCTCGTCCGGACGATTTCCAAGTTGAGCCGGCGCGCAGGATCGTTCTGTTGTTGCGACCAATTCGCAACAAGCGGCTCGATTGTTGAGTTTGGGGGCGATGCGCCACGCAAGTTGAAATTCGCCTGCAAGCGCGCACCGGAAATCCGTCGTCCCGCCGCGACCCCGCGGTCTGGCAAAATAGCGGGCTCACTCACCCGTCCGCAGGCCCCGTGCACATGAGCCACTTCGACATCCGTTCGACCGTCCGCCCCGATCCCGACAAGCCGATGGTCGATATCGCCGACTACGTCGCCGATTACCAGATCGATTCGAAGGAAGCCTTCGACACCGCCCGCTACATGCTGCTGGACTCGCTGGCCTGCGCCGCGCTGGCGATGGACCATAAGGAATGCCTCAAGCACCTGGGCCCGCTGGTTCCGGGCGCGCAGATGAGCGGCGGCGCGCGCGTGCCGTACACCTCTTATGAACTCGACCCGGTCCAGGCCGCGTACAACATCGGCGTGCAGATCCGCTGGCTCGACTTCAACGACACCTGGCTGGCGGCGGAATGGGGCCATCCGTCCGACAACCTCGGCGCCATCCTCGGCGTGGCCGACTACCTGGGCCGCAAGGCCGAGGCCGAAGGCGGCAAGGCCATGACCGTGCGCGACGTGCTCGGCCATGCGATCAAGGCGCACGAAATCCAGGGCGGCTACGCGCTCAAGAATTCGTTCAACCGGGTCGGCCTGGACCACGTGATCCTGGTGCGCCTGGCCTCGACCGCCGTCACCACCCAGATGCTGGGCGGCAATAAGGAAGCGATCGTGACCGCCGTGTCGCACTCGTGGATCGACAACGGCGTGCTGCGCACCTACCGCCACGCGCCGAACACCGGCCCGCGCAAGAGCTGGGCCGCCGGCGACGCCTGCCGCCGCGCCGTCACCCACGCCCTCAACGCCGTCAAGGGCGTGGTCGGCTACCCGAGCGCGCTGTCGGTCAAGACCTGGGGCTTCTACGACATCGCCTTCAAGGGCAAGCAGTTCGAGTTCGAGCGCCCGTTCGGCAGCTATGTGATGGAGAACGTGCTGTTCAAGATCAGCTTCCCGGCCGAGTTCCACGCCCAGACCGCGGTCGAGTGCGCGATGAAGCTGCACGAGCAGGTCAAGGACAAGCTGGACCAGATCGAGCGCGTCGAACTGGAAACGCAGGAAGCCGGCGTGCGCATCATCGACAAGACCGGCCCGCTGGCCAACTACGCCGACCGCGACCACTGCCTGCAGTACATGGTCGCCGTGCCGCTGATCTTCGGCCGCCTGACCGCCGACGACTACGTGGACGCCATCGCCGCCGACCCGCGTATCGACGCCCTGCGCGACAAGATGACGGTCAAGGAGAACGAGCAGTTCACCAAGGACTACTTCGACCCGGACAAGCGCTATATCGGCAACTCGGTGCAGGTGTTCTTCAAGGACGGCTCGTCCACGGAAAAGGTGTCCATCGACTTCCCGATCGGCCACCGCAAGCGCCGCGCCGAAGGCATTCCGGTGCTGATGGCTAAGTTCGAAGCCGCCGTCCGCGCCAAGCTGCCGGCCGCCCAGGCCGACCGCCTGCTGGCCCTGGCCAACAACCCGGCCGAGCTCGAAGCCCTGCCGGTGACCCAGTTCATGGCCCTGTTCGCCCAGCCGGCGAAGTAAACCGACCGGCCATCCGCACCCGAGAAGTGCAGTTCGTTGCTGAACGGGCTGCCTTCTCAAACCTGAATGGATTGCGACCCGATCCCAGAATTCATGGAACCGAATCGAATGTTAGACGGTTGTTAACACCGCTTTCACGTTGGCAAACCTAATCTCTCGCTCGATGGCGTCATCCAGGCAGCCGTCCTGAACGGTAGAAACCTCGCAGACGCGGTTTCCATATTTTTAGAACCAGGAGCTACAACAATGAATAAGAAACTCCTCTGTGCCGCCTTGCTGGGTGGTCTGAGCATTGCGCAGGTCGCCAGCGCGCAGGATTTCGACGACCGTTGGTACATCACCGGCGCGGCCGGCATGAACATCCAGGACAACGATCGCGGCACCCGCAACGCTCCGTTCGGCGCCATCGGCCTGGGTAAGTTCCTGAACAAGAATTGGTCGCTCGACGGTGAACTGAACTATCAGAACCCGAAGTTCGACGACAACCAGGACGCCAACTGGAGCCAGTACGGCATCTCGCTGGACCTGCGTCGTCACTTCGTGACCGACGGCCGCAACTGGAACCCCTACATCCTGATGGGCCTGGGCTATCAGCGTTCGGAAGAGGAATACCTGCTTCCGTCCGTGCTGTCGCCGGGCAACCGTAAGG is a genomic window containing:
- a CDS encoding bifunctional 2-methylcitrate dehydratase/aconitate hydratase, which translates into the protein MSHFDIRSTVRPDPDKPMVDIADYVADYQIDSKEAFDTARYMLLDSLACAALAMDHKECLKHLGPLVPGAQMSGGARVPYTSYELDPVQAAYNIGVQIRWLDFNDTWLAAEWGHPSDNLGAILGVADYLGRKAEAEGGKAMTVRDVLGHAIKAHEIQGGYALKNSFNRVGLDHVILVRLASTAVTTQMLGGNKEAIVTAVSHSWIDNGVLRTYRHAPNTGPRKSWAAGDACRRAVTHALNAVKGVVGYPSALSVKTWGFYDIAFKGKQFEFERPFGSYVMENVLFKISFPAEFHAQTAVECAMKLHEQVKDKLDQIERVELETQEAGVRIIDKTGPLANYADRDHCLQYMVAVPLIFGRLTADDYVDAIAADPRIDALRDKMTVKENEQFTKDYFDPDKRYIGNSVQVFFKDGSSTEKVSIDFPIGHRKRRAEGIPVLMAKFEAAVRAKLPAAQADRLLALANNPAELEALPVTQFMALFAQPAK